The genome window CGTCCGCCGAGCGCGGGTTGGCTTGCCGCTCTTTCAGCTGACCGAGGAGCATCTGCACGTCAGCCAGGACGATCCGTTCACCCAACGCCTTCCCGACCTCTTCGGCCTGATCCAGGTAGCTTCGGGCCTCCTCCAGGCGACCGTTTCGCAGACTGACGTCGGCGAGATTGGCCAGGATGAAGCCGCGGCCGCGCCGGTCGATCCGGAGTGCTTCGGCCCCGGCCAGGGCGGTGAGGAGGTGTCGTTCAGCCAAATCGATCTGCCCTGCCTGCAGAAGCAACTGACCGAGATCGTTCTCGACCCGATATACAGCGCTCAAATCGGACTCGATGGCGTAAAGCGCCAGCGCCTTGTCGAAGTGCTGGCGGGCCCTGACCGGCTGCCGCAGACGCTGATATGCCGCACCCAAACCGTGGTGCATCTTCGCCAGCTGAAGCAGGTCCTTCACGGCACCGGCCGCATCGACGGCAGCTTCGTAATGACTGATCGCCAAGGCCCAGGATTCGCCCACGACGAACATGCCGGCGATGTGACCCAGGATCCGAGCCTCCAATTGGGGCGCCTGCGGTTCGAGTTTGCGGCAGCGCTCCAGCGCTTGGTTCGCAAGCGCGATGGCCTTTGGATCTTCCAGCAGCCCCCAGGCGCTCGCCTCCCAATCAAGCGCCTCGACCGACAGCCACTCGTCTTGTTGCCGCTCGAATTGCGCACGCGCCAGAGGTAGGTGGGCGAGTGCCTCTTGTGGTTGCACCAGTCTGCAATGGGCTTGGCCGAGATAGAAACGGACGAGCGCTCGCGCTTCTTCGCTCCACTGCTTCTCAAGGACCGTCACCCCGAGCTTGACGACCGCCTCGAAGTCACGAACCGACGTGAGCCGCTCGAGTTCGTGCAGCTCCTGTTGCGGCTCGGTCAGGCTTGGATGTGCACCTGGATCGAGCAGGAAGTACTCGATCGGCTTGCGAGTCTGGCGGGCGATCAGCTGAAGGGTTTCCAGGGAGGGCTTGACCCGGTCGTACTCAACAAGGTGGATCGCGGTTCGGCTGACCTGGTCGGCGGCGACGTCGGCCAGGCTCAGCCTGGCCTCGAGTCGCGCTTGGCGGACCGAGCCCTCTCGGATGGCTATCCCGCGGCGGCGACCACGATACCTGGTGTCGAGCATGGCGGTGAGCATACCGCCATGCCCGACCGATCAGCGATCGATTTAGCGATTAACTTTACGGAGTCGGGCCGATGGAGCTCGCTGCGGCGGGCGCGATCGCGAGCACCACGCCCACGACCGCCAGCAATGCCGACATGACGAATCTGCGCATTTGGGTTCACCTCCTATTCAGTAATGGCGCGAGTGTCGGTTGAGTTGACAAGCACTGTCAACTCAAAGCGGCCAGAAGCGGAGACCAAGTGCGCGGCGTTGCCTGGCTACAAGAGCCAAGCTGTTAAATCATTGGTCCAAGGGGATTGGCCGGCGCCGCGCCTTCGCGGGGCCTGTGCGTGATGGGGCCTCAATGCAGGACCCAATCTCGATGGCATATGATCTACGAGATCTGATATGCAACGGCTCCTAGGGGCAGCGTGCCGTGGTTCAGCCCGCGATCACCCTGGTGGCCCAGAGGAGATGAGCCTGTGAGTGGAGCCGAGAAGCAGTTCGTCAGAACGGAGACGATCGGCCATGTCGCCGTCGTGACGGTCGATCGGCCACCGGTGAATGCGTTCAGCCAGGCAGTGGGGGAGGAGCTCGCCCAAACTTTCGAAGAGCTGGCGGGCCGAGGCGACGTCTACGTCGTCATCCTCACGGGTGGGGATCGCCTCTTCTCGGCCGGGGTCGATATCAAGGAGCTCAACCTGGAGAACGCCACCGACCCGGCACAGGCGGTACCTCGCAACCAGCGCTTCGAGAACATTTGCCGCAGCATCGCCAGCCTGAAAGCCCCGGTCATCGCTGCCATGAACGGATATGCACTTGGTGGCGGTTGCATGATCTCTGTCTACTGCGACATTCGGGTCGCGGCTGAAGACGCTTCGTTTGGCCTCCCGGAGATCAATCTCGGCGGTGTTCCAGGGTCTGGGATGCAGCGGCTGAGCCGGTTGATCGGCCAGGGGAGGACCAAGCTGATGGTGCTCACGGGTGACTCCATCGACGGGCGGGAGGCCTACCGGATCGGACTCGTCGACGTCCTCGCCGGTCCTGGCCAGGCTCTGCCGGCGGCCCTCGAGCTGGCCCAGCGGATAGCTTCCAAACCACCCCTGTCGGTCCAGGCCTGCAACCAGACGATCAGCCTTGGCGCGGATCTGCCCCTCGAACGCGCGCAGGCGATCGATCTTCTCTTCGTCGAGCGGGTGGCCGGTACCGAGGACCGTGCCGAGAGCCTGCGTGCGTTCCTCGAAAAGAGGGCGCCTCGCCTGGCCGGGCGTTGACGGGCGGGGGACAAGTTGATCGAGAGCAGCGGGCCAGTGGACAGCTGAAAGGAGGTCTTGTGACATGACAGTGACAATCGGTGTGGCTCAGTTCGTCAGTACCGACACGACGCATGAAAACCTACTTTCCATCGACAGAATGGTCGCGCGAGCAGCCGACCAGGGCGTGCAACTACTGGGCTTCCATGAAATTGCCAACACGTCCTACCCGTGTTTCATACAGGATCCGAAATACAGAGAACTTGCGGAGCCGATTCCGGGCCCCTCGACAGATCACGCCAGTGAACTGGCGACCCGCCATGGCGTGCACATGGTCCTGCCGCTCTATGAACGCCAAGGCGACATGCGGTTCAATACGGCCGCCTTCATCGAACCGGGCAAGGGCGTCGTGGGCAAATACCAGAAGTCTCACATTGCCAGGTCGCGCGTCCACAGCCCTGGGGACCTGAAGACGGCAGATGAAGCGTATTACTGCGAACCGGGACAGACCGGATTCTCCACCTGGGACAACGTCCAGCTCGGAATCAGGATCGGGGTCCAGATTTGCTACGACCGGCATTTTTTTGAAGGAGCGCGCAGCCTCGGACTGCAGGGTGTCGACCTGGTGTTTGTGCCGACAGCCTCATATCGGAAGTTCATCATTGAAACGCTGTGGAACGCGGAGTTGCAGGCGATGGCGTTTCAGAACACGTTTTTTGTGGCGGGGATCAACAAGATCGGGCCGGTCACGGGTTTCACCGACGGCCGGCGGTTTCCCGGACGCTCGCTGATCGTCGATTTCGAGGGCCGGGTCATGTCTCAGGCGGGGGATGAGGAAGCGTTGGTGGTTGCCGACATTGATCCTGCGCGGGCTCAAGACGCGAGGGACGTGCTGCGTTTCTATGAGCTCCGGAGACCCGAACTGTACGAGCAGCTGACGCGAATGGACGCGGGAGCCGACTTTGACAGGGCGGCGCACCGATCAGATGGAGATCCCCGCCTCTAGACCCCCAGGTACGCCCCCCGCACGTGGTCGTCGGTGAGGAGGCTTTTGGCCTCTCCCTCGAGACTCACGGTGCCCGATTCGATGACATAGGCGCGGGTGGCAAGGCGCAAGGCCAGGCGGGCATTCTGCTCGACGAGCAGGACCGAAGTCCCCGCCTTGTTGATGCCCAATATCACCTCGGCGATGGCGCGCACCATCATCGGTGCCAGGCCCAGCGAGGGCTCATCGAGCATCAGGACCTTTGGGGTACCCATCAGCGCCCTGCCGATCGCCAACATTTGCTGCTCGCCGCCGCTCAAGGTTCCCGCCAGTTGCTTGCGCCGGTTGGCGAGCACCGCAAAAAGGTCGAAGATCCGGGCCAGGTTTTGCTTCGCGGCCAGCCTGTTGGAGGCGCCGTAGGCGCCGAGGTCCAAGTTCTCCTGAACCGTCAGGGTCCCGAAGATCCTGCGACCCTCCGGTACGTGCGAGATGCCCATTCGCACGCGCTGATCAGCGGACACACCGAGCAGGTCGCGTCCCTGGAAGACGACCGCGCCGCGGCGGGGCCGCAGCAGACCCGAGATGGTGTTGAGCGTCGTCGTCTTGCCCGCGCCGTTGGCTCCGATGAGTGCGACCAGCTCAGACCGTCCGAGTTGCAACGATAGTCCGCGAAGGGCGCGGACGTCGCCGTAGTAGACGTCCAGGTCCCGCAGTTCGAGAATTGAATCGGTGC of bacterium contains these proteins:
- a CDS encoding ABC transporter ATP-binding protein, whose amino-acid sequence is MLELRDLDVYYGDVRALRGLSLQLGRSELVALIGANGAGKTTTLNTISGLLRPRRGAVVFQGRDLLGVSADQRVRMGISHVPEGRRIFGTLTVQENLDLGAYGASNRLAAKQNLARIFDLFAVLANRRKQLAGTLSGGEQQMLAIGRALMGTPKVLMLDEPSLGLAPMMVRAIAEVILGINKAGTSVLLVEQNARLALRLATRAYVIESGTVSLEGEAKSLLTDDHVRGAYLGV
- a CDS encoding tetratricopeptide repeat protein, which gives rise to MLTAMLDTRYRGRRRGIAIREGSVRQARLEARLSLADVAADQVSRTAIHLVEYDRVKPSLETLQLIARQTRKPIEYFLLDPGAHPSLTEPQQELHELERLTSVRDFEAVVKLGVTVLEKQWSEEARALVRFYLGQAHCRLVQPQEALAHLPLARAQFERQQDEWLSVEALDWEASAWGLLEDPKAIALANQALERCRKLEPQAPQLEARILGHIAGMFVVGESWALAISHYEAAVDAAGAVKDLLQLAKMHHGLGAAYQRLRQPVRARQHFDKALALYAIESDLSAVYRVENDLGQLLLQAGQIDLAERHLLTALAGAEALRIDRRGRGFILANLADVSLRNGRLEEARSYLDQAEEVGKALGERIVLADVQMLLGQLKERQANPRSADDHFLQAIRILGEGEMRDRLRECHMRYAQLLDDRGDVSAAARQWKLAAHIGRSAAFEIALNRWDEEARVS
- a CDS encoding carbon-nitrogen hydrolase family protein, which codes for MTVTIGVAQFVSTDTTHENLLSIDRMVARAADQGVQLLGFHEIANTSYPCFIQDPKYRELAEPIPGPSTDHASELATRHGVHMVLPLYERQGDMRFNTAAFIEPGKGVVGKYQKSHIARSRVHSPGDLKTADEAYYCEPGQTGFSTWDNVQLGIRIGVQICYDRHFFEGARSLGLQGVDLVFVPTASYRKFIIETLWNAELQAMAFQNTFFVAGINKIGPVTGFTDGRRFPGRSLIVDFEGRVMSQAGDEEALVVADIDPARAQDARDVLRFYELRRPELYEQLTRMDAGADFDRAAHRSDGDPRL